The Chitinophaga sp. H8 region CCTAGGAATATATTGGCCAGCAGCAGAATAGGTACAATCCTGAGTCCTTCATAGTAGATTTCCTGGCGAAGAAAAGCCTTCCAGATATTGAGGTACAGGCTTACAAACAAGAACATGAAGCAGAGCATTACTACAAACAGTTTCATAATGCGGGCATATGTTTTCTGAGGATTTTCTTCTTTGGCCTGTTTAAAGAAGAAGGGTTCCGCCCCCAACCGGAATGCCTGTATGAACATGGTGATCAGGATCGCCAGCTTGTAATTGGCGCTGTACAGACCAATAACTTCCTTTTTAGCCTCCAGGTCATTACCAGGGAGGTATTGTGGTAAAAACCAGGCCCGATCAAATGTTTCATTGACCATACCTGCCATGCCCACTATAATCAATGGCAGTGCGTAGCTCAGCATCTGTTTCCAAAGCTGCGGGTCAAATTGCCAGTTGATACGAATGATTTGTGGTAAAAACAGCAGGAGGGTAATCCCGCTACCAAGCAGGTTACTTAAGTAAATATACCCCAGCTGGTCGCTGCCTGCCTCTACATTGGGCAGCCAGTGGTATCCTTTTGCGTACCATTCGGGGCATAGTTTCAGGAAAAAGATATTAAAGAATATGGTAGTAGTGATGCCCGCGATGCGGATGGCTGCATAGCGTTTAGGCCGCCCTTCCTGTCGGAGTTGGGCAAAAGGGATGGCCGTAAGGGCATCAAAAGCCATGATGAGAATAATATAGGTATATAGCTGGGGATGTCCTGCAAGACCAGCCAGCTCGCCGGTATAGGAATTAATTATAGTGCCTTTGAGCAATAATAGCAGGATGGTGATGCTGATCGTAGAAAATAGCAGGGATATTGTAGCAGTGCTGAGCACCCTGGCTTCATTGTCCTTTTTGGCAAAACGGAAAAAGGCCGTTTCCAGGCCATAGGTAAGTATTATATTGGCAAAAGGAATGTAGGCATATACGTTTGACATTTCCCCAAAGGCAGCCTGGGTGAGGATTCCTCCGAGGTAAAAAGGGGTGAGGAAATAATTGAGCAACTTGCTCACAATGTTGCTTAATCCGTAGTAGATCGTCTGTCCTGCCAGTTGTTTTATGCTCAATGCCGGGATTTTAAATCAAAAATAAAGGTTCTCCGTGGTAGAAGAAGGTACAACAGGTAATAGCCTGCTATATGAAGGATGCAATTTACAACTCCGGGCCTTTGCGCCGGAGTTGTTTTTTTTCAGATAACAGCTTCTTGGAAGCCAGTCTTTTTTCTTTTACTGCCCGGGATGGTTTACTGGGGATACGTTTTTTACGAGGTATCAATGCCTTGTTTACCAGGTCGTTCATCTTTTTGATCACTTCCTGCTTATTACCCAGCTGGGTACGGGCGGTTTGCGATTTTATCTGCAAAAGCCCTTCTGCATTGATACGGTTAGCCAGCTTTTCCCGGATCAGCTGTTTTTGTTCCGCAGTGAATAAAGTGGAAGCCGCTATATCAAAATAGCCTTCTACCATGGTTTCCACTTTGTTTACATTTTGTCCACCCTTACCACCGCTGCGGGCGGTGCGGAAAGTAATTTCCGGGGACAATTCAATAATCATATTGTATTTTTTAATTAACCATGAAGGTTATTTGAACTGGCAATTTATTTATTTAAAGCTTATCTGTTGAAATTTTTTAAGATATGTGCCCTGTGTAAACAGGTTATTTTCTATAATTTGCCGGGGAACCGGGTTGGTTTTATTAAGTGAACATATGCGAACAGTTATACAAAGGGTTGCCCAGGCCTCCGTTACGGTGGATGGCAAAATAACCGGAGAGATAGCAGGTGGCTTGCTGGTATTGTTGGGAATAGAAGATGCAGATAATATGGCAGATATCACCTGGCTGAGCAATAAAATAGTGAACCTGCGCATCTTTAATGATGCGGAAGGGGTGATGAATTTATCCGTAAAAGATATGCAGGGTGGGATTTTGTTAGTGAGTCAGTTTACCTTATATGCGGCAACCAAAAAAGGGAACCGTCCTTCGTATATTCGATCTGGTAAACCGGAAACCGCGATTCCCCTGTATGAAAAAATGATTGCGCAGTTGACTGCGGATCTGGGCCGGGAGGTGCAGACAGGTATCTTTGGTGCAGATATGAAGGTGGCCTTGCTGAATGATGGTCCGGTTACTATTATGATTGATACCAGGAACAAGGAATAGTTTCAGCTATTTTTAAACATAAAACAGGCATATTATGACGATTCAGGAAGCACAGGAAAGTATTGACAAATGGGTGAATACCACCGGCGTAAGATATTTTAGTGAACTTACCAATATGGCGATTTTAACGGAGGAAGTAGGAGAAGTGGCACGGTTAATGGCCAGACAATATGGCGACCAGTCTTTTAAAGAAAGCGATAAAAATAAGGAGCTGGCAGATGAACTGGCAGATGTGATGTGGGTGTTGCTCTGTATAGCCAATCAAACAGGTATTGATATGACAGCGGCACTGGAGAAGAACTTCGCCAAAAAGAGTATCCGGGATGCTGACCGGCATCGTAATAATGAAAAATTGCAGTAAGCACAAATCAAACAGGTATGCAACGTTTTGGAAAAATAAGCGATTACTGGCAGATATTAAAGCAGTCAGGCAGTGATTTTATTGATGATAAAGTACTGAAACTGAGCGCTTCCCTGGCGTATTATACTATATTTTCAGTAGCACCTATGCTTATTGTGATCATTTTCCTCTGCGACCTGTTTCTGGGGAAAGAAGCCATAGAGAACAATGTATATGGGCAGATTAAAGGGCTGGTAGGAAGTGATGCCGCTATACAGATACAGGATATGATCCGCAATGCTACCTTATCGCAGGATGCCGGCTGGGCCACTATACTGGGGGTTATTACCCTGATTATTGGTGCTACAGGGGTATTTGCAGAAATCCAGGATTCCATTAACAAAATCTGGCGGCTGAAAGCAAAACCTAAAAAGGGGCTGCTGAAAATGTTGCTTAACCGGCTACTGTCATTTTCCCTGGTGGTAAGCATGGGGTTTATATTATTGGTGTCACTGGTGATCAATGGTCTGATGGAGATCCTGAATAAAAGGCTGGCGACTATGTTTCCCGAACTGGCTGTGGTAACCATTTACGTGTTAAATATCGCTATTACGGTGATTGTCATCACTTCGCTTTTTGCCATTATTTTTAAGGTGTTGCCTGATGCCCGGATCAAGTGGCGGGATGTATTGGTAGGGTCCGTTACCACGGCAGTGCTTTTTATGCTGGGAAAATTTGGAATAGGTTATTACCTGGGCGCCAGTAAGATCAGCTCTTCTTATGGTGCTGCCGGCTCTATTGTGATCATTCTTTTGTGGGTATATTATTCCGCAGCGATCTTATATTTTGGGGCCGTGTTTACACGGGTATACATTCAATACCGGGGATCTACTATTTATCCGAATGATTATGCTGTCTGGATAAAAGAAACGGAAATCCCTCATGAGGAGGCAATGGCCCTGGAACATGGCGCTCAACAGTCAATACACCTCAATAAGTGAGCGTTAATTGTTAATGGGGTATTAAAAATTAGCATACGTATATTCAATTTTCAAAATTATCTTTGCCCCACTATGGCTACAGATCAGAATAAATTCCAGGCGATCATTTCGCATTGTAAGGAATACGGTTTTATTTTCCCTTCAAGTGAGATATATGATGGGTTGAGCGCAGTATATGATTACGGTCAGTATGGCTCTGAATTGAAGAAAAACATCAAGGATTATTGGTGGAAGAGCATGACGCAGCTGCATGAGAACATAGTTGGTATAGATGCTGCCATTTTTATGCATCCTACCACCTGGAAAGCATCCGGCCACGTAGATAATTTCAGTGATCCCATGATCGACAACAAGGATAGCAAAAAGCGTTACCGGGTTGATCATCTGCTGGAAGCACATGCGGAAACGCTGGCTCCGGCGGAAGGAGAAGCTTTGCTGGCGCAGATGGATGAGTTGCTGAAAGAGAATGATTTTGAAGGGTTGAAAAAGTTAATCGAAGATAACAAGATAAAATGCCAGGTGAGTGGTACGGTCAACTGGACGGATGTGCGTCAGTTTAACCTGATGTTTTCCACCCAGGTAGGTAGCGTGGCTGAGGATGCCAGCGAAATATACCTGCGTCCGGAAACGGCTCAGGGTATCTTCGTTAACTTCCTGAATGTGCAGAAAACCGGCCGGATGAAGATCCCTTTTGGTATTGCACAAATAGGTAAAGCCTTCCGTAATGAGATCGTGGCCCGTCAGTTCATTTTCCGTATGCGTGAATTTGAGCAGATGGAAATGCAGTTCTTTATCCGCCCTGGCACACAGAAGGAATGGTATGAGAAATGGAAGGAAGAGCGTATGAAATGGCACTTGAGCCTGGGCGTAGACCCCGCTAAGTATCATTTTAAAGATCATATCAAACTGGCACACTATGCAGATGCTGCCGTGGATATTGAGTATGAGTTCCCTATCGGATTCAAAGAAGTAGAAGGTATTCACTCCCGTACTGACTTTGATCTGAAACAGCACCAGGAATACAGCCGGAAGAAGCTGCAATATTTTGATACGGAGATCAACCAGAACTACATTCCTTATGTAATTGAAACTTCCATAGGGGTAGATCGTATGTTCCTGTTGACCATGTGTAATGCTTATGAAGAGCAGGACCTGAGTACAGCAGATAAGCAAGATAGCCGTGTGGTACTGAAATTCCCGGCTAAGCTGGCGCCTATTAAGCTGGCTATATTGCCATTGACCAAAAAGGATGGTTTACCGGAGGTAGCGCGGGAACTGATGGATACTTGTAAACAGCATTTCCATTGCTACTATGAAGAGAAAGATAGCATCGGTAAGCGTTACCGCCGTCAGGATGCTATTGGTACCCCTTTCTGTGTAACAATCGACCATCAGACTAAAGAAGATAACACAGTAACCATTCGCCACCGGGATAGTATGGAGCAGGAACGTGTGCCGTTGGAAAAAGTGAAGGAAATGGTTTTGTTGGAAATTAATCGCTAGAAAGGAGCTGCCAGCTACGAGCTTTGAGCTGCGAGATATACTCCGTAGATTATTTACTACGGTTTATGGCTCGCAGCTTTTTTATGGCATTGGGTGGCTCGTCGCATTTTACAGCAAAATATGTTCTCGCAGCTCGTGGCTCACGGCTCGGAGCTATCCATACAGCTCCAGGTGAATATCTTTACGATCATACCCCATAGCCTGAATACGTTGACGGGCTTCATCAATCATTTCTTTCCATCCGCAGAGGAAAAAGTTAGCCGGGCGCTTATCGGCAGCCAGCATTTCTTCATAAATTTTATGAACGTATCCTTTTTGCCCATGCCAGTTGGGATCTTCTCTTGAGAGGGTAGGGATATAGTTAAAACCAGGCATTTCCAGCTGCAATTGCTGTAGCTCTTCCGCATACAGGAGATCTTTCTGGTACCTGCAGCCAAAGATCAGGTTGATTTTTTGGTATGGTATAGCATGTTTTTTAATATGATGTACCATAGAGCGGAAAGGGGCAATGCCCGTACCTGTACAAATGAGGAACAATTCCTTTTCCAGTGGTTCAGGTAATACAAACACCCCTAATGGGCCACGAAGGGTCAGCTCACTCCCCTCCTTTATTTCATTGAACAGATAGGTACTGCCGGCTCCTCCTTCCAGCAATACGATGACCAGCTCTATTTCATTGCTACCATTAGGGTGGGAGGCGATGGAATAGCTCCGCCAGCGTTTATTCTTCTTTTCGTGGATGGGCAGGTCCAGTGTAACAAACTGACCTGGTTTGAAATCAAAACGGTCCTTTTCAGGAATGCTGATCCAAAACCTGCGGGTATTGTGAGTGGCGTCCACAATCTTTGTGACGTAGCCAGTTTGCCATTGTTCTAACATTGAGTTGGTGTTTGTTATAAATATAAGGAAAATAAGTTAATGGTTTCCCTTATGTATTGCCTGTTAAAAACAGCTTCTATTGACGGATAACCGGGTTATGGCCATGTGGCTTCGGGTGGGGAGGATCCGTCAGGCTTTTATGGTTTTAGGCAGGTGTGGCACCGTTTATGGTGCTTTAAAATTCCTTATCTTTGCAACCTTCATGAATTTACAGGGTGTTTTACAACTTTACCAACGCGATACCCGCCTGCAGTCGCTGGTAAAAGGGATACAACAGTCCGCCCCACAGCACTTTCAGTTGACCGCTCTTTCGGGTAGTTCCATCAACTTTGTGGCAGTGGGAGCCTGGGCACATGCAGATGCAAATCATCTTTTTATCCTCAACGATAAAGAGGAAGCCGCCTATTTCCATAATGACCTGGAGCAGTTGAGCCAGGCGCTGGATGTATTTTACTTTCCGGATTCCTATAAAAAAACAGGACAGTTCCAGGAGTTTAACAGCAGCCACAGTATGTTGAGAACGGAAGCGCTCATGCGGTTTTCTTCCGATGGGAATGCGGTGCGCAAAAAAATCCTGGTCACCTACCCGGAAGCACTGTGGGAGAAAGTAGCCGGTGCCGCTGCTTTTAATACCAACATGGTACAGTTAAAAGTGGGGGATGTACTGAAGGTAGATCCTCTGTTGGAAAAGCTGGTAGGCTGGGGATTCCACGCTACTGATTTTGTGTATGAACCTGGTCAGTATGCCGTGCGTGGCGGTATTCTGGATATCTACTCCTTTGGGAATGAGAAACCATACCGGATAGAACTGTTTGGGGAGGATATTGATTCCATCCGCTTGTTTGATCCGGAAACCCAGCTGAGCGAACGTAAGCTGTCGCAGATTACCCTGATTGCCAATATGGACGCACATACCGCCGGACATGTGAAAACTTCCCTGTTGGAGTTTTTGCCGGAAAATACCGTGGTATGGATAAAGGACCCTGCTTTTGTGGCAGGTGTGGTAGAACAACTGGAAACAAGACTG contains the following coding sequences:
- a CDS encoding oligosaccharide flippase family protein; this translates as MSIKQLAGQTIYYGLSNIVSKLLNYFLTPFYLGGILTQAAFGEMSNVYAYIPFANIILTYGLETAFFRFAKKDNEARVLSTATISLLFSTISITILLLLLKGTIINSYTGELAGLAGHPQLYTYIILIMAFDALTAIPFAQLRQEGRPKRYAAIRIAGITTTIFFNIFFLKLCPEWYAKGYHWLPNVEAGSDQLGYIYLSNLLGSGITLLLFLPQIIRINWQFDPQLWKQMLSYALPLIIVGMAGMVNETFDRAWFLPQYLPGNDLEAKKEVIGLYSANYKLAILITMFIQAFRLGAEPFFFKQAKEENPQKTYARIMKLFVVMLCFMFLFVSLYLNIWKAFLRQEIYYEGLRIVPILLLANIFLGVYYNLTIWFKLTDRTKTGAVITIITAILAFALNYWWIPVMGYFGAALATMVCYFIQMVICYVWGQKHYPIPYHLPKLITYTLLAVIIYYVYAWLNKTWLSPEDIYAVKPLSLLVATTLYGLYAWFIIKMEKREFAKLPVIGRFVAKL
- the arfB gene encoding alternative ribosome rescue aminoacyl-tRNA hydrolase ArfB, whose translation is MIIELSPEITFRTARSGGKGGQNVNKVETMVEGYFDIAASTLFTAEQKQLIREKLANRINAEGLLQIKSQTARTQLGNKQEVIKKMNDLVNKALIPRKKRIPSKPSRAVKEKRLASKKLLSEKKQLRRKGPEL
- the dtd gene encoding D-aminoacyl-tRNA deacylase: MRTVIQRVAQASVTVDGKITGEIAGGLLVLLGIEDADNMADITWLSNKIVNLRIFNDAEGVMNLSVKDMQGGILLVSQFTLYAATKKGNRPSYIRSGKPETAIPLYEKMIAQLTADLGREVQTGIFGADMKVALLNDGPVTIMIDTRNKE
- a CDS encoding nucleotide pyrophosphohydrolase, producing the protein MTIQEAQESIDKWVNTTGVRYFSELTNMAILTEEVGEVARLMARQYGDQSFKESDKNKELADELADVMWVLLCIANQTGIDMTAALEKNFAKKSIRDADRHRNNEKLQ
- a CDS encoding YihY/virulence factor BrkB family protein, translated to MQRFGKISDYWQILKQSGSDFIDDKVLKLSASLAYYTIFSVAPMLIVIIFLCDLFLGKEAIENNVYGQIKGLVGSDAAIQIQDMIRNATLSQDAGWATILGVITLIIGATGVFAEIQDSINKIWRLKAKPKKGLLKMLLNRLLSFSLVVSMGFILLVSLVINGLMEILNKRLATMFPELAVVTIYVLNIAITVIVITSLFAIIFKVLPDARIKWRDVLVGSVTTAVLFMLGKFGIGYYLGASKISSSYGAAGSIVIILLWVYYSAAILYFGAVFTRVYIQYRGSTIYPNDYAVWIKETEIPHEEAMALEHGAQQSIHLNK
- a CDS encoding glycine--tRNA ligase, which codes for MATDQNKFQAIISHCKEYGFIFPSSEIYDGLSAVYDYGQYGSELKKNIKDYWWKSMTQLHENIVGIDAAIFMHPTTWKASGHVDNFSDPMIDNKDSKKRYRVDHLLEAHAETLAPAEGEALLAQMDELLKENDFEGLKKLIEDNKIKCQVSGTVNWTDVRQFNLMFSTQVGSVAEDASEIYLRPETAQGIFVNFLNVQKTGRMKIPFGIAQIGKAFRNEIVARQFIFRMREFEQMEMQFFIRPGTQKEWYEKWKEERMKWHLSLGVDPAKYHFKDHIKLAHYADAAVDIEYEFPIGFKEVEGIHSRTDFDLKQHQEYSRKKLQYFDTEINQNYIPYVIETSIGVDRMFLLTMCNAYEEQDLSTADKQDSRVVLKFPAKLAPIKLAILPLTKKDGLPEVARELMDTCKQHFHCYYEEKDSIGKRYRRQDAIGTPFCVTIDHQTKEDNTVTIRHRDSMEQERVPLEKVKEMVLLEINR
- a CDS encoding ferredoxin--NADP reductase; its protein translation is MLEQWQTGYVTKIVDATHNTRRFWISIPEKDRFDFKPGQFVTLDLPIHEKKNKRWRSYSIASHPNGSNEIELVIVLLEGGAGSTYLFNEIKEGSELTLRGPLGVFVLPEPLEKELFLICTGTGIAPFRSMVHHIKKHAIPYQKINLIFGCRYQKDLLYAEELQQLQLEMPGFNYIPTLSREDPNWHGQKGYVHKIYEEMLAADKRPANFFLCGWKEMIDEARQRIQAMGYDRKDIHLELYG